In Delphinus delphis chromosome 11, mDelDel1.2, whole genome shotgun sequence, one genomic interval encodes:
- the ANKRD52 gene encoding serine/threonine-protein phosphatase 6 regulatory ankyrin repeat subunit C isoform X1, whose protein sequence is MGILSITDQPPLVQAIFSRDVEEVRSLLSQKENINVLDQERRTPLHAAAYVGDVPILQLLLMSGANVNAKDTLWLTPLHRAAASRNEKVLGLLLAHSADVNARDKLWQTPLHVAAANRATKCAEALAPLLSSLNVADRSGRSALHHAVHSGHLETVNLLLSKGASLNVCDKKERQPLHWAAFLGHLEVLKLLVARGADLGCKDRKGYGLLHTAAASGQIEVVKYLLRMGAEIDEPNAFGNTALHIACYLGQDAVAIELVNAGANVNQPNDKGFTPLHVAAVSTNGALCLELLVNNGADVNYQSKEGKSPLHMAAIHGRFTRSQILIQNGSEIDCADKFGNTPLHVAARYGHELLISTLMTNGADTARRGIHDMFPLHLAVLFGFSDCCRKLLSSGQLYSIVSSLSNEHVLSAGFDINTPDNLGRTCLHAAASGGNVECLNLLLSSGADLRRRDKFGRTPLHYAAANGSYQCAVTLVTAGAGVNEADCKGCSPLHYAAASDTYRRAEPHSSSSHDAEEDEPLKESRRKEAFFCLEFLLDNGADPSLRDRQGYTAVHYAAAYGNRQNLELLLEMSFNCLEDVESTIPVSPLHLAAYNGHCEALKTLAETLVNLDVRDHKGRTALFLATERGSTECVEVLTAHGASALIKERKRKWTPLHAAAASGHTDSLHLLIDSGERADITDVMDAYGQTPLMLAIMNGHVDCVHLLLEKGSTADAADLRGRTALHRGAVTGCEDCLAALLDHDAFVLCRDFKGRTPIHLASACGHTAVLRTLLQAALSTDPLDTGVDYSGYSPMHWASYTGHEDCLELLLEHSPFSYLEGNPFTPLHCAVINNQDSTTEMLLGALGAKIVNSRDAKGRTPLHAAAFADNVSGLRMLLQHQAEVNATDHTGRTALMTAAENGQTAAVEFLLYRGKADLTVLDENKNTALHLACSKGHEKCALMILAETQDLGLINATNSALQMPLHIAARNGLASVVQALLSRGATVLAVDEEGHTPALACAPNKDVADCLALILSTMKPFPPKDAVSPFSFSLLKNCGIAAAKTMDASCTLQAPPPHTCFEPSSCHILVFYAVLVQVQLS, encoded by the exons ATGGGGATCCTCAGCATCACGGACCAG CCGCCCCTGGTCCAGGCCATCTTTAGCCGAGATGTGGAGGAAGTGCGTTCCCTCCTCTCGCAGAAGGAGAACATCAATGTGCTG GACCAAGAGAGGCGAACCCCACTTCATGCTGCTGCCTACGTAGGCGATGTCCCCATCCTCCAGTTGCTACTGATGTCAG GTGCTAACGTCAATGCTAAGGACACACTGTGGCTGACCCCTCTTCATCGTGCTGCTGCCTCCCGAAATGAG AAGGTGCTGGGATTGCTGCTGGCACATTCAGCAGATGTGAACGCCCGGGACAAGCTGTGGCAGACACCATTGCATGTGGCCGCTGCCAACCGGGCCACCAAGTGTGCTGAGGCTCTGGCACCATTATTGAGCAGCCTCAACGTGGCTGACAGGAGCGGGCGCAGTGCCCTGCACCACGCAGTGCATAGTGGGCATCTGGAG ACGGTGAACCTGCTCCTCAGTAAGGGAGCCAGCCTGAATGTCTGTGACAAAAAGGAGCGGCAGCCTCTGCACTGGGCGGCTTTTCTAG GGCATTTGGAGGTCCTGAAACTGCTGGTGGCACGGGGAGCAGACCTTGGCTGCAAGGACCGCAAGGGCTATGGGCTGCTCCATACAGCTGCTGCCAGTGGCCAGATTGAAGTGGTGAAGTACTTGCTACGGATGGGGGCTGAG ATTGATGAGCCCAACGCTTTTGGAAACACAGCTTTGCACATCGCCTGCTACCTGGGCCAGGATGCTGTGGCTATCGAGCTGGTGAACGCAGGAGCCAATGTCAACCAGCCAAATGACAAGGGCTTTACACCACTGCATGTGGCTGCGGTCTCCACCAATGGCGCGCTCTGCTTGGAGCTGTTGGTCAATAACGGGGCTGATGTCAACTACCAG AGCAAAGAAGGGAAAAGTCCTCTGCACATGGCAGCCATCCATGGCCGTTTCACCCGCTCCCAGATCCTCATCCAGAATG GCAGTGAGATTGATTGTGCCGACAAATTTGGGAACACGCCACTGCACGTGGCCGCTCGCTATGGACACGAGCTGCTCATCAGCACCCTCATGACCAACGGCGCGGATACCGCCCG gcGTGGCATCCACGACATGTTCCCCTTGCACTTAGCTGTTCTCTTTGGATTCTCTGACTGTTGTCGTAAGCTTCTTTCCTCAG GTCAGCTGTACAGCATTGTATCCTCACTCAGCAATGAGCACGTTCTTTCAGCTGGGTTTGACATCAATACACCTGACAACCTTGGCCGTACCTGTCTTCATGCTGCTGCTTCTGGAGG GAATGTTGAATGTCTTAATTTGCTGTTGAGCAGTGGAGCTGACTTGAGGAGGAGAGACAAATTTGGAAG GACCCCACTGCACTATGCAGCCGCCAATGGCAGCTACCAGTGCGCCGTCACACTGGTGACCGCCGGGGCAGGCGTCAATGAGGCTGACTGTAAAGGTTGCTCTCCGCTCCATTACGCTGCCGCCTCCGACACCTACAGGAG GGCGGAGCCCCACTCATCTTCCAGCCACGATGCTGAAGAGGACGAGCCACTGAAGGAGTCCCGCAGGAAGGAGGCCTTCTT CTGTTTGGAATTCTTACTGGATAACGGTGCAGACCCCTCCCTGCGGGACAGGCAGGGCTACACAGCCGTGCACTATGCAGCCGCCTATGGCAATAGACAGAACCTCGAACTG CTCTTAGAAATGTCCTTTAACTGCCTGGAGGATGTAGAGAGCACCATTCCAGTCAGCCCTTTGCACTTAGCT GCCTACAACGGTCACTGTGAAGCCCTGAAGACACTGGCCGAGACGCTGGTGAATCTGGATGTAAGGGACCACAAGGGCCGGACCGCGCTCTTCCTGGCCACTGAGCGAGGCTCCACTGAGTGTGTGGAGGTGCTAACGGCCCATGGCGCCTCTGCCCTCATCAAGGAGCGCAAGCGCAAGTGGACACCCCTGCACGCTGCTG CTGCCTCTGGCCACACTGATTCCCTGCACTTGCTGATCGACAGTGGGGAAAGAGCTGACATCACAGATGTCATGGATGCCTATGGACA AACCCCACTGATGCTGGCCATCATGAATGGCCACGTGGACTGTGTACATCTGCTGCTAGAGAAAGGATCCACAGCTGATGCTGCTGACCTCCGGGGCCGCACTGCCCTCCACCGTGGG GCAGTGACTGGCTGTGAGGACTGCCTGGCCGCCCTGCTGGACCACGATGCATTCGTGCTGTGCCGAGACTTCAAGGGCCGCACGCCCATTCATCTGGCCTCAGCCTGTGGCCACACTGCAGTACTGCGGACCCTGCTGCAGGCTGCCCTTTCCACAGACCCCCTGGATACCGGGGTGGATTACAGCGGATACTCGCCCATGCACTGGGCCTCCTACACTG GACATGAAGATTGTCTGGAGTTGTTACTTGAACACAGCCCGTTTTCATACCTGGAAGGAAACCCCTTCACTCCTTTGCACTGTGCAGT aATTAATAACCAGGACAGCACCACAGAGATGCTGCTGGGAGCTCTGGGTGCCAAGATTGTGAACAGCCGAGATGCCAAAGGACG GACCCCTCTTCACGCCGCTGCCTTCGCGGACAACGTCTCTGGGCTCCGGATGCTGCTGCAGCATCAAGCCGAGGTGAACGCCACTGACCACACTGGCCGCACCGCGCTCATGACGGCGGCTGAGAATGGGCAGACCGCTGCTGTGG aatttctgctgtaTCGAGGGAAGGCAGACCTTACTGTGCTGGATGAGAACAAGAACACTGCCCTCCACTTGGCCTGTAGCAAG GGCCACGAGAAATGTGCCCTCATGATCCTGGCAGAAACCCAAGACCTTGGCCTTATCAATGCTACCAACAGTGCGCTGCAGAT gCCCCTACACATTGCCGCCCGGAATGGTCTAGCTTCTGTGGTGCAGGCCCTGCTGAGTCGTGGGGCCACAGTGCTGGCTGTGGATGAAGAAG GTCACACCCCGGCATTGGCCTGCGCCCCCAACAAAGATGTGGCAGACTGCCTGGCCTTGATCCTTTCCACCATGAAGCCTTTCCCACCCAAGGACGCCGTCAGTCCTTTCAGCTTCAGCCTGCTCAAGAACTGTGGCATCGCAGCAGCCAAGACG ATGGATGCATCCTGCACCCTCCAGGCCCCTCCTCCCCATACCTGCTTTGAGCCCTCCTCCTGCCACATCCTGGTTTTCTATGCTGTTTTGGTGCAAGTACAACTGTCGTAG
- the SLC39A5 gene encoding zinc transporter ZIP5, whose amino-acid sequence MGPPVSHLLAGLCVWVALGWVGGSAPYLGPAEQEQNHYLAQLFGLYGENGTLTAGGLARLLHSLGLGRVQALHLGHHGPPAGQATPPAGDNSTHRPQDPELSVDIWAGLPLHPPGWGDLEETEAPAPPHGPAPSGLGLFHRLLLLDHSLADHLNEDCLNGSQLLVNFGLSPAAPLTPRQFALLCPALLYQIDSRVCIRAPAPTPPGDLLSALVHSALAVLLLSLPAPLSLLLLRLLGPHLLQPLLGFLGALAVGTLCGDALLHLLPHAQGGQHAGPGGQPEEDLGPGLSVLGGLFLLFVLENMLGLLRRRGLKPRCCQRKRKDLRTPNLDPEDGSGMVLRPLQAVPEPGAQGQREQDSQPPAVLAPPGRQGHSHGCQGSGGTNITWMVLLGDGLHNFTDGLAIGAAFSDGFSSGLSTTVAVFCHELPHELGDFAMLLQAGLPFRRLLLLSLVSGVLGLGGAALGVGLSLGPVPLTPWVFGVTAGVFLYVALVDMLPALLRPPGPLPTLHVLLQGLGLLLGGGLMLTIALLEEQLWPLVSDG is encoded by the exons ATGGGGCCCCCAGTGAGTCATCTGCTGGCTggcctgtgtgtgtgggtggcCTTGGGCTGGGTAGGGGGCTCAGCCCCCTACCTTGGCCCTGCTGAGCAGGAGCAGAACCATTACCTGGCCCAGCTGTTTGGCCTGTATGGGGAGAATGGGACACTGACTGCAGGGGGCCTAGCGAGGCTTCTCCACAGCCTGGGGCTAGGCCGAGTTCAGGCCCTCCACCTGGGACACCACGGGCCTCCAGCTGGTCAGGCTACACCCCCAGCTGGAGACAATTCCACGCACAG GCCCCAGGACCCCGAGCTGAGTGTGGACATCTGGGCAGGGCTGCCCCTGCATCCCCCTGGGTGGGGTGACCTGGAGGAGACCGAGGCCCCAGCACCACCCCATGGGCCAGCCCCATCGGGCCTGGGCCTCTTTCACAGGCTTCTGCTGCTGGACCATTCACTGGCTGACCATCTGAATGAGGAT TGTCTGAATGGCTCCCAGCTGCTGGTCAATTTTGGCTTGAGCCCTGCTGCTCCTCTGACCCCTCGTCAGTTTGCTCTGCTGTGTCCAGCCCTGCTTTATCAGATTGACAGCCGTGTCTGCATCCGGGCCCCAGCTCCAACACCCCCAGGGGATCTGCTATCTG CCCTGGTTCATAGTGCCCTGGCGGTCCTGCTGCTCAGCCTGCCTGCTCCCCTCTCCTTGCTGCTGCTGCGGCTCCTGGGACCTCATCTGTTGCAGCCCCTGCTGGGCTTCCTGGGGGCCCTGGCCGTGGGCACTCTTTGTGGGGACGCCCTGCTACACCTGCTGCCACAT GCGCAAGGAGGGCAGCATGCTGGACCTGGCGGGCAGCCAGAGGAGGACCTGGGGCCAGGACTGTCGGTGCTTGGtggtctctttcttctcttcgtCCTGGAGAACATGCTAGGGCTTTTGCGGCGACGAGGGCTCAAGCCA AGGTGCTGCCAGCgaaaaagaaaggatctcagAACTCCAAACCTGGACCCAGAGGATGGCAGTGGGATGGTGCTTCGGCCCCTGCAGGCAGTTCCAG AGCCAGGGGCTCAGGGCCAGAGGGAGCAGGACAGCCAGCCCCCAGCAGTCCTGGCCCCTCCTGGGCGCCAAGGCCACAGTCATGGATGTCAGGGTAGCGGTGGCACCAATATCACGTGGATGGTCCTCCTGGGGGATGGTCTGCACAACTTCACTGATGGGCTGGCCATAG GCGCTGCCTTCTCTGATGGCTTCTCCAGTGGCCTCAGCACCACCGTAGCAGTCTTCTGCCACGAGCTGCCCCATGAACTGG GTGACTTCGCGATGCTGCTCCAGGCAGGGCTGCCCTTCCGGCGGCTGCTGTTGCTGAGCCTGGTGTCCGGAGTCCTGGGACTGGGGGGtgcagccctgggggtggggctcagTTTGGGCCCTGTCCCCCTCACGCCCTGGGTGTTTGGGGTCACTGCCGGGGTCTTCCTCTACGTGGCCCTTGTGGACATG ctaCCAGCCCTGCTTCGTCCACCTGGGCCCCTCCCTACGCTCCATGTGCTactgcaggggctggggctgctgctgggggGTGGCCTCATGCTCACCATAGCCCTGCTGGAGGAGCAGCTGTGGCCTCTGGTCTCTGATGGCTGA
- the ANKRD52 gene encoding serine/threonine-protein phosphatase 6 regulatory ankyrin repeat subunit C isoform X2 has translation MGILSITDQPPLVQAIFSRDVEEVRSLLSQKENINVLDQERRTPLHAAAYVGDVPILQLLLMSGANVNAKDTLWLTPLHRAAASRNEKVLGLLLAHSADVNARDKLWQTPLHVAAANRATKCAEALAPLLSSLNVADRSGRSALHHAVHSGHLETVNLLLSKGASLNVCDKKERQPLHWAAFLGHLEVLKLLVARGADLGCKDRKGYGLLHTAAASGQIEVVKYLLRMGAEIDEPNAFGNTALHIACYLGQDAVAIELVNAGANVNQPNDKGFTPLHVAAVSTNGALCLELLVNNGADVNYQSKEGKSPLHMAAIHGRFTRSQILIQNGSEIDCADKFGNTPLHVAARYGHELLISTLMTNGADTAR, from the exons ATGGGGATCCTCAGCATCACGGACCAG CCGCCCCTGGTCCAGGCCATCTTTAGCCGAGATGTGGAGGAAGTGCGTTCCCTCCTCTCGCAGAAGGAGAACATCAATGTGCTG GACCAAGAGAGGCGAACCCCACTTCATGCTGCTGCCTACGTAGGCGATGTCCCCATCCTCCAGTTGCTACTGATGTCAG GTGCTAACGTCAATGCTAAGGACACACTGTGGCTGACCCCTCTTCATCGTGCTGCTGCCTCCCGAAATGAG AAGGTGCTGGGATTGCTGCTGGCACATTCAGCAGATGTGAACGCCCGGGACAAGCTGTGGCAGACACCATTGCATGTGGCCGCTGCCAACCGGGCCACCAAGTGTGCTGAGGCTCTGGCACCATTATTGAGCAGCCTCAACGTGGCTGACAGGAGCGGGCGCAGTGCCCTGCACCACGCAGTGCATAGTGGGCATCTGGAG ACGGTGAACCTGCTCCTCAGTAAGGGAGCCAGCCTGAATGTCTGTGACAAAAAGGAGCGGCAGCCTCTGCACTGGGCGGCTTTTCTAG GGCATTTGGAGGTCCTGAAACTGCTGGTGGCACGGGGAGCAGACCTTGGCTGCAAGGACCGCAAGGGCTATGGGCTGCTCCATACAGCTGCTGCCAGTGGCCAGATTGAAGTGGTGAAGTACTTGCTACGGATGGGGGCTGAG ATTGATGAGCCCAACGCTTTTGGAAACACAGCTTTGCACATCGCCTGCTACCTGGGCCAGGATGCTGTGGCTATCGAGCTGGTGAACGCAGGAGCCAATGTCAACCAGCCAAATGACAAGGGCTTTACACCACTGCATGTGGCTGCGGTCTCCACCAATGGCGCGCTCTGCTTGGAGCTGTTGGTCAATAACGGGGCTGATGTCAACTACCAG AGCAAAGAAGGGAAAAGTCCTCTGCACATGGCAGCCATCCATGGCCGTTTCACCCGCTCCCAGATCCTCATCCAGAATG GCAGTGAGATTGATTGTGCCGACAAATTTGGGAACACGCCACTGCACGTGGCCGCTCGCTATGGACACGAGCTGCTCATCAGCACCCTCATGACCAACGGCGCGGATACCGCCCGGTGA